A genomic window from Exiguobacterium acetylicum DSM 20416 includes:
- a CDS encoding GNAT family N-acetyltransferase produces the protein MNLPDTIETPRHLLRRWQDEDAAALYAYAKDPNVGPKAGWAPHASLEESQEVIGIFQASPGEYAVTDKETGEVIGSFGFHFNRRPDASITHDRQVEIGYVLAPNYWGEGRMPEIVESMLAFIFRELPIDVVWCGHFDFNDQSRRVVEKLGFTHVLDRPFVLERIDGRTLTSHVYNWTRKRYEAEYGIKNT, from the coding sequence ATGAACTTACCAGATACGATTGAAACACCGCGGCACTTGTTACGCCGTTGGCAAGACGAAGATGCAGCAGCATTGTATGCTTACGCAAAGGATCCGAATGTCGGACCGAAAGCAGGCTGGGCACCGCACGCGTCGCTTGAGGAAAGCCAGGAAGTGATTGGCATCTTTCAAGCGTCACCTGGCGAATATGCCGTGACTGATAAAGAAACGGGGGAAGTGATCGGGAGCTTCGGGTTTCACTTCAATCGTCGACCGGATGCGTCGATCACCCATGACCGTCAAGTCGAGATTGGGTATGTCCTCGCGCCTAACTACTGGGGAGAAGGGCGGATGCCGGAAATCGTCGAATCAATGCTCGCTTTCATCTTCCGGGAACTGCCGATTGATGTCGTCTGGTGCGGACACTTTGATTTCAACGACCAATCACGCCGTGTCGTTGAAAAACTAGGCTTTACACACGTCCTTGATCGACCATTTGTCTTAGAGCGAATCGACGGTCGGACCTTGACGAGTCATGTCTACAACTGGACGCGTAAGCGGTATGAGGCAGAGTACGGGATAAAGAATACGTAA
- a CDS encoding MDR family MFS transporter — MKWKEIPKPIKVRLITSFFNRAVSFSIMPFMALLFVQAFNEVIAGAFLIAMVFVSFITNLLGGYLADRFSRKRLLVTTSALTALTFITMTISLSLDWMLLFMVIYAVFSVTSNLGRPAMGAIIIDATTKENRQAVYALDYWLINLSIAIGTALGGWLYVSNQLLLFGILSFTSSVLPIAYYLFLDDTPRTWQRQKLRGVLTDIFTSYQLAWRDRPFVKVVFGSMCILAAEFSMGSYVAVRLADSFEPLSFAGWSINGVRMMSIINIENTLLVVTLTFIVQRLAKRLSPRRTLAAGLMLYTIGYVVVTSDNSMTALMVFIFIATIGELLYSPVLNTQKANMMPADQRGAYSAFAGTSFAGADLISRSTILVGTFLIPSMMSVYLGLILLTGFGLVYTSLFVKESVERQRNVS, encoded by the coding sequence ATGAAATGGAAAGAAATACCGAAACCAATTAAAGTACGTCTCATCACATCGTTTTTCAACCGGGCTGTCTCGTTCTCCATCATGCCGTTCATGGCCCTCCTGTTCGTCCAGGCATTCAACGAAGTCATCGCTGGTGCATTTTTGATCGCGATGGTCTTCGTCAGCTTCATCACCAATCTACTCGGCGGATATCTCGCCGACCGTTTTTCTCGCAAACGTCTACTCGTCACGACTTCTGCGCTCACAGCGCTGACGTTCATCACGATGACGATTTCATTATCACTCGACTGGATGCTACTATTCATGGTTATCTACGCCGTCTTCTCAGTGACGAGTAACCTTGGTCGTCCGGCGATGGGCGCAATCATCATCGATGCGACGACGAAGGAAAATCGACAAGCGGTTTATGCGCTCGACTACTGGTTGATCAACCTCTCGATCGCGATTGGAACAGCGCTCGGAGGCTGGCTCTACGTCAGTAACCAGTTGCTGTTGTTCGGAATCTTGAGCTTCACGTCGTCCGTTTTACCGATTGCGTACTACCTGTTTCTTGACGACACACCACGGACGTGGCAGCGTCAAAAGTTACGTGGAGTCCTCACGGATATCTTCACGAGCTATCAACTTGCTTGGCGAGACCGTCCGTTCGTTAAGGTCGTCTTCGGTTCGATGTGTATCTTGGCGGCTGAGTTTTCGATGGGCAGTTACGTCGCCGTCCGCCTCGCCGATTCGTTCGAACCGCTGTCGTTTGCTGGTTGGTCGATCAATGGGGTCCGGATGATGAGTATCATCAACATCGAAAATACGTTGCTCGTCGTCACGTTGACGTTCATCGTTCAGCGACTAGCGAAGCGTTTGTCTCCGCGCCGGACGCTCGCTGCTGGTCTGATGCTTTACACGATTGGCTACGTCGTCGTGACGAGTGATAACAGTATGACAGCGCTGATGGTCTTCATCTTCATCGCGACGATCGGCGAGTTGCTCTACTCCCCGGTCTTGAACACACAAAAAGCGAACATGATGCCAGCCGATCAACGCGGGGCATACTCAGCGTTCGCCGGAACGTCGTTTGCTGGAGCGGACTTGATTTCTCGGTCGACGATTCTAGTCGGAACTTTCTTGATCCCGTCGATGATGAGTGTTTACCTCGGATTGATTCTTTTGACTGGCTTTGGTTTAGTTTATACAAGTCTGTTCGTGAAGGAATCGGTCGAACGACAGCGAAATGTATCATAA